A window from Culex pipiens pallens isolate TS chromosome 3, TS_CPP_V2, whole genome shotgun sequence encodes these proteins:
- the LOC120429048 gene encoding uncharacterized protein LOC120429048, translated as MFSVAQTRKSKNSKPELMAVPSSWVGDKCVFFPPNEITKLSKDPKSKPGKNWAAKPAKILAEADSYEAAEIRVTELTSQTDSEDASIGTRRKPPAKKVKFSSNVYELSEVQPGGFSLAAPGDLAVTSTPVSTSLPAATSTPTATNAPAITCASAATSAPAATSAPAATSAPATPSAPAATSASVARIACEGSVTPTGLVVTEQFLPTGEGSKIRPALNNSIIYTAPMEKNHTMPTGGFLQVVPVEQLGQSSHYVVQQRGGVGQQLNGPGFGNPDDSELSISAMISDMMAPLTPALSTTPPCNEYDGTEVTITTSTGAYKYIQLQDGSMLPIVDTDKIVKKLDDNNALLMHICNFVANMELYISKTNPADNMVETLGEKEKETCARALKIDTGADLLQLEAGLKNASFGVRLLKYCKSLFKLTGKREGRVFFKTFMRTTINPHVFTPYSWQGNSRTSENESFKEAFPKFIDFVQNVVVAADYQYTKEDNEKCFQNFLRAKNEEIKRFNAGGAKRSALARKRKQPADQDEDNESSEEERDNTDEEQEPGDKIQV; from the exons ATGTTTTCCGTCGCGCAAACCCGgaaatccaaaaattccaagCCGGAATTGATGGCCGTTCCGTCGTCGTGGGTTGGGgacaaatgtgttttttttccccCAAATGAAATAACAAAGCTTTCAAAGGATCCAAAGTCTAAGCCCGGTAAGAATTGGGCCGCCAAGCCAGCGAAAATTTTGGCTGAAGCAGATTCTTACGAAGCGGCAGAAATCCGTGTGACTGAACTTACAAGCCAAACCGACTCCGAAGATGCCAGTATCGGAACTCGGCGTAAGCCGCCCGCCAAGAaagtaaaattttcttcaaatgtgTACGAGCTTTCAGAG GTGCAACCCGGCGGGTTCTCCTTGGCTGCACCAGGCGACCTGGCCGTGACAAGCACACCGGTATCGACGAGCCTGCCGGCCGCAACAAGCACTCCGACAGCAACAAACGCTCCGGCCATAACATGCGCTTCGGCCGCAACAAGCGCTCCGGCCGCAACAAGCGCTCCGGCCGCAACAAGCGCTCCGGCCACACCAAGTGCTCCGGCCGCAACAAGCGCTTCGGTCGCAAGAATTGCATGTGAAGGATCGGTTACACCGACCGGACTGGTCGTTACTGAACAATTTCTTCCGACGGGTGAAGGTTCAAAGATTCGTCCAGCTTTGAACAACAGTATTATTTATACGGCGCCGATGGAGAAGAACCATACCATGCCAACTGGCGGCTTTCTACAGGTCGTTCCTGTTGAACAACTGGGGCAGTCCTCACATTACGTGGTGCAGCAACGAGGAGGAGTAGGCCAACAGCTGAACGGACCCGGTTTTGGTAATCCTGATGACTCGGAACTGAGCATTTCCGCAATGATTTCTGACATGATGGCGCCGCTTACACCAGCTTTGTCCACGACACCACCGTGTAACGAATATGATGGAACGGAAGTCACG ATTACGACTTCAACTGGGGCATACAAGTACATCCAGCTACAAGATGGATCAATGTTGCCTATTGTGGACACGGATAAGATCGTGAAGAAATTGGACGATAACAACGCGCTATTGATGCATATTTGCAATTTTGTCGCTAACATGGAGCTATATATTTCGAAAACGAACCCAGCTGATAACATGGTGGAGACGCTTGGTGAGAAGGAGAAGGAAACATGTGCTAGAGCTCTGAAAATCGATACAGGTGCTGATTTGTTGCAACTCGAGGCGGGCCTGAAGAATGCAAGTTTCGGGGTTAGATTGCTCAAATACTGCAAGTCCCTCTTCAAACTTACGGGCAAACGCGAGGgtcgtgtttttttcaaaactttcatgAGGACAACAATCAACCCGCATGTGTTTACGCCTTATTCCTGGCAAGGAAACTCTAGGACGAGCGAAAACGAGAGCTTTAAGGAAGCTTTTccgaaatttattgattttgtaCAGAACGTGGTGGTGGCTGCTGATTATCAGTACACCAAAGAAGACAAtgaaaaatgtttccaaaactTTCTCAGAGCGAAAAATGAAGAGATCAAGCGCTTCAACGCCGGGGGAGCGAAACGCTCAGCTCTTGCGCGTAAGCGCAAGCAACCAGCTGATCAGGATGAGGACAACGAGTCCAGCGAAGAGGAACGGGACAACACGGACGAAGAGCAAGAACCTGGCGATAAGATTCAAGTTTAA
- the LOC120429047 gene encoding uncharacterized protein LOC120429047: protein MPKFPKKLITNEIWRRIKRNGSFRVKKKAMIVEAAKRVPEINPNPMESTANGWQQEVANVSQMEPAIASFMDVVEASKGHAGTTQSAEEGPAGSNVDSKSSMYEFRDHLKTWAITHQIKHTAVNSLLTILKTNIPDNVLPADARTLVKTPAKVQITHDDEMGGEYWHYGLQKVLTKVLMFSKNQSITKISLIVNIDGVPISKSSTSAFWPILVKIHEMDEIAPLVVGIFSGMYKPKDVNSFLRRFVDDMNVLLQHGISINNRAIEVTLRCFVCDTPARAMLRGVIGHNGYASCLKCVTEGEYCYSHGKMIFPELNAALRTDSAFRSRTYEGHHKHDSILEEITRLDMIKDFPIGDALHLIDLGITKRFLVGWKSGILGNQNARWSAAQIQEISNFLKLCKLPKEIQRPLRGLENLPRWKGTEFRTFLLYASIVVVTRERT from the exons ATGCCAAAATTTCCGAAAAAGCTTATTACAAACGAAATTTGGCGTCGTATTAAGCGAAATGGCTCATTCCGTGTTAAGAAAAAGGCCATGATAGTGGAAGCTGCGAAGCGGGTTCCCGAAATAAACCCGAACCCGATGGAATCGACGGCAAATGGGTGGCAACAGGAAGTAGCAAACGTTTCCCAAATGGAACCAGCAATCGCCTCGTTCATGGATGTGGTTGAGGCTTCGAAAGGACACGCTGGAACAACACAAAGTGCCGAAGAGGGTCCAGCGGGTTCTAACGTGGACAGTAAAAGCTCCATGTACGAGTTCCGGGATCATTTGAAAACGTGGGCTATTACTCATCAAATTAAGCACACGGCTGTTAATTCACTATTAACTATTCTGAAGACCAATATTCCCGATAATGTACTTCCGGCTGATGCTCGGACGTTAGTAAAAACTCCAGCCAAAGTACAAATTACACACGACGACGAAATGGGAGGAGAATACTGGCATTACGGGTTGCAAAAAGTGCTCACCAAAGTACTGATGTTCAGCAAAAATCAAAGTATTACGAAAATATCTTTGATTGTAAACATTGACGGCGTACCCATCAGTAAAAGTTCGACGTCTGCATTTTGGCCAATCCTGGTCAAAATCCATGAAATGGACGAGATTGCACCTCTGGTTGTTGGGATTTTCAGTGGAATGT ACAAACCTAAAGATGTCAATTCTTTTCTACGAAGATTTGTAGACGACATGAACGTGTTGCTGCAGCatggaatttcaataaataatcgCGCCATCGAAGTTACCCTAAGATGTTTTGTTTGTGACACCCCAGCTAGAGCCATGCTGAGAG gtgtAATTGGGCACAACGGATACGCCTCCTGCTTGAAGTGTGTTACGGAGGGGGAGTATTGTTATTCACATGGGAAGATGATCTTTCCAGAGCTGAATGCAGCTCTACGAACCGACTCAGCATTCCGCTCCCGAACCTACGAAGGCCATCATAAACATGACTCTATCCTCGAGGAAATAACTAGACTTGACATGATTAAGGATTTCCCGATTGGTGATGCCTTGCATTTAATTGACCTTGGGATTACAAAACGGTTTTTGGTTGGTTGGAAATCCGGAATCTTGGGAAATCAGAACGCCAGATGGTCTGCCGCTCAAATTCAAGAAATcagcaattttttgaaattatgcaaGCTGCCCAAGGAAATTCAGCGCCCTTTGCGTGGGCTAGAGAACTTACCTCGCTGGAAAGGCACAGAGTTTAGAACTTTTCTTTTATACGCAAGTATTGTTGTCGTCACCAGGGAACGAACTTAG